The DNA sequence GGCTTTACGGACGACACAGCTCAGCAACGCCACAGCCGCTACAGAATGTCACGCTGCATTCGTCGCGTCCTCGTCCTTCTTCTAAATTCCGACGATCTACGTTCAGCGAGCCGGGCGTCTAGGGCGTGCGAATGTCAGTATCGACAGATTGCGCGCAAAGCGCTCGGCCTTCTCGGGCGGCGTCATTACCGCTGCGAACAGCATCATCGAGACTCGCGCGTTGGATTCGAGATGAACTTCACCCCTGCTGTCGGTTTTTAAATGTAGGCGCCTGCCATCGGCACCGACAGGTCGACCGGGTAATCGGCAAGCGGGCGCCCAAGGCGGAGCAGCCGAAAAATGGTCGGCTGAGGAGCCATTTGGAATGAACACAAGAGCGAGCGTCTACGCAAGAATCAGGTGTTTCCGGCGCGCGGCCTTATCGGGTAGGGAACCGATAGCCTTTGAGTGGCGCGAAAAAGTCTCATCTACGGGCTCTTAAGGAAGTATAAAATCAGCAGCCTGCTTGATCCTGACAAAGACAATTGGCAGTCGGTGCGCGCTCAGATGGAGTTTCATTCGCGCAATGTTGCAGCGCTGCAGTGTGTGCTCCCGGTGAGCCGCCCCGAAGGCGCCGCGTTCCTATTGCTCGCACGGCTGTGCGCGCGCGATTGGATCTCTGCCGACGGCCGGATCTGCCCGCCTGCCGAACCTCAGCCGGTGTCGATGAGCGGGATCGCGGCATCGCTGGGACGACCCTTCGAGACGATCCGACGGCATTTGCGCTGGCTCGAAAGCGCCGGCGTGGCGGTTGTGGACCAGCGCGGCGCGGCGCTGGCGGTGACCGGCGACATGACCGACCACATAGCGAGCTACCTGGCGGCAGTGCACGACACGATGCTGTTGTACGGCACTGATCTTGCCGACGCCGACGACATGCTGCCGGTCAAGCCGGGCAGCGTGTGGGCCGTGCCGACCGTGAATGTGATCGAACGAGCGCTGGATATCGTGCTCGTTCCGTTCGCACTACAGCCGATGCTTTTGACGAACTGGTGCGCCGGCATCGTGTATCTTGGCATCGCCTATGAGAATATCCGGACCGTAAAGGCCAGCCCCGTGCTGTCCCGTCGCTATCGCTATGAAAACACGCCGGATGCGCTGCGTGAGCCGGTGCCGCTGCTGGTGGTTGCGACGCGCTTCGGCCTACCCTACGCCACCGTGTGGCGGAGCGCGCAACTGCTGCGTTTGCTGCGGGTGGCGCGTCCGGTGGCACGCGACGGCTGGCTGGTGGCGACGGCGGACTTGCACGAGGAACAGCCCAAGCAGGCGCGATTGGCATACCGTGGCTATGTCGCGCGGCAGTTCCGGGCGCTTCTGGCCGAGGGCTATGATCCGGCAATCGCGCGCGGGAAACTGCTGGCCCGGGCCGGCGCGTGACCACGGCTGCGGCAGCGTTTCACCAAGCGCTTTGAACACCAGCCTGGGACGAACAGCGCTATGCTGGGCGCCATTCAGCGGCATGAAACGCCGCCGGCCTTGCCACCGGCGGTGTCCCAAATGCCGAAGTTTTCAGGCCTCAGGCCGGCGAAACCGAAGTCCGGACACGGCGACGCGCTGCTGCGCCGACCATGCCGAAGCCGGCAATCATCATCGCCCATGACGCAGGCTCAGGAACGGCTGCGACATTTCCGATCTGGATCTTGAAGGTGTCTGCGTTCGCACCACTGTTGAAGTTGTACGTGTAGGTCCCCGGCGTAAGACCCAGCGAAGCGAAGGTCCGGTTGCTATATGTCGAGGTGCTCGGGGCGATCTGCGTTCCGGAAACGTATCCGTTTGGCACGATGAACAGACTTTGGCTGAGCCCCACAACATCGCCCGTATTAGTGTCTGCCTGAACAAAGCCAGATCTTCCAAAGCTGTCGGGGCCAGTCAAACCTGAGTAAGTCGGCCCTCCCCCAAAGCCCACAACCATGAAAACTGGATCTTCGGCACGAAGCGCACCGTTGGCTACGTTCGGACCAAGCGAGGTCAGACCCGTCAGGTTCAACGAGCCAGAGCCAGTGACAACAACATCGTTACCCACTTCTTTAACATCAAAAATATAGGCGGCGGACGCAGGTGTTGCGAACGTCGACAGCAATAAGCAGGCAACCAAAGCATTCTTAATCATACACACTCCAAAAAAAGAAACATCGGAACAATCCGTTACGACGCCAGAC is a window from the Polymorphobacter fuscus genome containing:
- a CDS encoding PEPxxWA-CTERM sorting domain-containing protein, which codes for MIKNALVACLLLSTFATPASAAYIFDVKEVGNDVVVTGSGSLNLTGLTSLGPNVANGALRAEDPVFMVVGFGGGPTYSGLTGPDSFGRSGFVQADTNTGDVVGLSQSLFIVPNGYVSGTQIAPSTSTYSNRTFASLGLTPGTYTYNFNSGANADTFKIQIGNVAAVPEPASWAMMIAGFGMVGAAARRRVRTSVSPA